The genomic stretch CCCTGCCGAAGTCGCTGTCCAACGGCATGCACACCCTGCTCCTGCAGCAGGGCGGGACCGTGGTGGCCAATTCCGCCATCGTGGTGAACAAGGGGAAGGGCGGCAGGTAGCCGTTCCTGAATTGCAAGGGCCGGGCCCGTCCGCCTTGCGCGGGCGGGCCCCGGCCCTATTTTGCGGGGGCGTTGGTGCGGCCGGCCTGACCGTTCCGGCGGCGTTTCCCGCGGATCAGCCCCGCGTCTGCAGGAATTGCAGCACGGCCAGGACGCGGCGGTGGTCGTCGGGACCCTGCGCCAGCCCCAGCTTCATGAAGATGGAGCTGATGTGCTTTTCCACGGCGCCGGCGCTGACCACCAGGGCCCTGGCGATGCCGGCGTTCGTGAGCCCCTGCGCCATGAGTCCGAGGACCTCCGATTCCCGCGGGCTCAGCGCATTCAGCGGGTCCTGGGCGCTCCGGTTGCCCAGCAGGGCGCCGACAACCTCGGGGTCGAGCACCGTGCCGCCGGCGCAGACGCGTGCAACGGCGTCCGTGAAATCTTCAAACCGCGCCACCCGGTCCTTGAGCAGGTAGCCCAGCCCGGCGCCGCTGCCCGCACCCGCCAGCAGTTCGCCGGCGTAGCTGAGCTCAACATATTGCGAGAGCACCAGGATGGCCACCTCCGGGTGCCGGGCCCTGACCTCCAGCGCCGCACGCAGCCCCTCGTCCCGGTGCGACGGCGGCATCCGGACATCCGTGATGAGCAGCTCCGGGCGGTGCCGGGCCACCGCCTGGAGAAGTTCGACGCCGTCTCCCACCGCCGCGCACACCTCGCCGCCGATTTCCCCGAGCAGGCGGACCAGGCCCTCCCGCAGCAGGACGGAATCTTCAGCTATGACAACACGCATGGCATCCACACTAGCGCCCGGGTGCCGTGGACCGGCCGCTTCCGGCCAGGCCGCAGCCGGCAGGTGCGCCATGGGTTTCAGCCGTTGAGCGGGATGCTGGCGCGCAGCGAAGTGGGCCCGCCCGCGGGGCTGCTGATCTCCAGGGAACCGTCCACGCCGGCCAGCCGGTCCACGAGCCCGGCCAGCCCGTGGCCCTTGCCCACATGGGCGCCGCCAACGCCGTCGTCCGTGACAACAATGAGCAGCTCGGTGGGCTGGGCGTCGACGGCGACACTGGCGCTGCCGGCACCCGAATGCTTGGAAACGTTGGCGAGGGCTTCCGAGACCACAAAGTAGGCTGCGTTTTCCGCACCCTCGGCGAGCCTGGCGCCGTGGGCAAGGCTGCCGTTGACGGTCACAGGGACGGCGGATTTTGCGGCAAGGGACTCGACGGCGGCGCGCAGCCCACGGTCCGCCAGCAGCGGCGGCGCGATGCCGCGGGAGAGCTGGCGCAGCTCGGCGAGGGCCTCGCGGCTCTGCTCAATGGCGCCGTCCATCAATTCGCGGGCGCCCGCGGGGTTCTTCTCCATCTGGCGCTGGGCCGCCTCGACGTCCATTTGCAGGCGGATCAGGCGCTGCTGCGGGCCGTCGTGGAGGTCGCGCTCGATCTTGCGCAACG from Arthrobacter stackebrandtii encodes the following:
- a CDS encoding response regulator transcription factor, with protein sequence MRVVIAEDSVLLREGLVRLLGEIGGEVCAAVGDGVELLQAVARHRPELLITDVRMPPSHRDEGLRAALEVRARHPEVAILVLSQYVELSYAGELLAGAGSGAGLGYLLKDRVARFEDFTDAVARVCAGGTVLDPEVVGALLGNRSAQDPLNALSPRESEVLGLMAQGLTNAGIARALVVSAGAVEKHISSIFMKLGLAQGPDDHRRVLAVLQFLQTRG